In the Salvia splendens isolate huo1 chromosome 16, SspV2, whole genome shotgun sequence genome, tacgggatgcaataattttatttaaattaaaaaaagtaaattataaaaaaattacataattaaaaaaacccctcTTCCACACATGAATTAcggaattacaaaattaaaaattacaatcacgcaaatacggaattaaatttacgacacatatacgggaaagtgcaataattttatttaaatttaaaaaaagtaaattataaaaaaattacataattaaaaaatatatcggctagccgattccgggcctacaatggcggctAGCGGATCGGCTAGCCGTTTTGCCGCTCGTCGCCTACAATGGTTCGGCTAgcgaccggccagcgccgggaatcggctagccggtccgctagcgatcattggagatgctctaagcagTGGGATCTAGAAGCTTTGAAGGAGTGTCGAGAAAGTTGAGCATCAATGATCTCATAAATATTGAACCAAATTTATTATGCAATTGATTTCAAGAGCTAAAACATTAATTTGTGATGTGGCCATATAAGTTTGATAACATATTTTTATGGTTCAAAATTGGTGTTCTTATACTATAATGTCGACACATACTGTGTTTGGGATTTTTTAATATGATGGACATAATCTTATATAATTACTAGAAATCATGAACAcgaattataacatgatttttGGTTGACATCTTTATGAATAAGATTAATTAAATGCAAGAATCTACAGAGTGCAGATATGCGCCACTGCGTACTTGCATGGTAATTGGACGATTCGTTTTAGAATAAAAGCAAATAAACATCCCAATCTTGTAAATGAAGCAATATATAAATACAGATATCTTGGAAAGGGGGATATCTACAACTGTGTCTACAATGGgattaattatactaataagTAGTATATTGTTGAGTCATAAACTTCTACAAGGTTGCGCACATAACGGTGAGTTTACGCTGAATTATTACATACTAAAgagaaatttaaaataaattgtgGTGGAGAGACAGATAACCATGGTATGGGGATTTAAAACACTGCGATGTTTGACGATTGATTTCATATCtaattgttttttatgttttatgattTTGTTAAGTGAAATAACAGAGCGAATACTTGAAATGAAAAAtaccactttttattttatgtatgtaaCTGATGTGGATTATTGAATTCCCGCTAAGCAAAACAAGCCCAATTATGATAACATTATGAATTTGTAACTTCAAACCTGATTTGTCAATATGTTTACTACGATACAAATGCACGAAATTGAATTGTGAAATTAATGATATCTACTACTCATTATAAAATATTACACAAATAATGCGAGCTCAAGGAAAAACATGAATAATGGTTCGATtgatgataaaattataaaatcttgGTTAGTGAATTGTGATTCAATTCATAatgtttttcaatttaattggtaagAGAAATTTTCTTCGGTTAATGACATGGAAAAGAAGATAGATAATTCTCGGTGATGTAAGGATCAATTAACATGAATCACTACTCTTGTTTCAAATGATTAATAAACAACCGAGAGTCATAATTTCGTGAATCATTTAGTCCGAATTGCATCTCCTGTCAGTCAATTTCTTCATTGACAGAACAATCgaagtaaaataaaaagaatttctaaaaggaaagaataattcaaatccagtaatattaaataatttctaaaagGAAAAAACTTAGTTAATTAAAGAAATTATAATGCtaaaagatttgaaaaatgaaaaatactaaAGAGAAGAAATGATTGATTAATCTGTAGATTACccttacttaaaaaaaatagtgattGAAAGAATCTAAACAAAGAATTCTATATTTGTATCTACCGTTTCTATTCTTCACAATAATTAATTACAGAAATGAAAggttgaaaataaaatggaaattgAATTGAACGACATTCACCATGAGATCATAAAATCAAATCAATAGgacaaaatgaataaaaatcaaTACACAATAGTTGCACATGTAAAATAAATACAACAAATCCCTACGAGGAATATACATAACATATGTATacatgtaaataaaaaaatttaattgcaTTTCAAATTTTCCACCTGCCTAGTCCCCAAATTGACATCCCaatcacatttcatttcacCAGATTTTTTCTTCTTGATGATCTTAAACAAATGCACCTTCCCATTCAACTTTGCTTGGCTGCTTAGCTTCAAAATTCCAGAATtgatctcatttctcaattcaCTACCCGATCCCCTAGCCGTGCTCACATCCACGGAGATCTCAAATTTCTGTGTTTTCTTGGCCTTGGTGCGCCCCTTGGGGATGACATGCTCCCCGAGTGGCACACCCTTGTGCAGTATGACGAGAGTGCTCTCGTCATACTTGAAATGGCCAAAGTTGGTGTTTTTAATGGTGAGTTGCGCGAGCAGCTTCATGTTGATGGAAGTGGCGGTGCTGTTGCTGGAGCTGAAGTTTTCGACAACCATAGCGTTGAACCTCACCTTCGGGCTTTTGATCTTCATGACGGTGAGAGCGAAGACCAAAATGACGGCTGTTTGGAACACTATGAATGCTGCAACGTATGCTAAGCATTTCTTTCggcttcttccttctcctttTGACATTTGTGGAGAAAAGATTTAGAGCtggagtgttttttttttttaaagtgatTCGAATTTGTAAGAAATTGTATGAGTACTGGTGTTTGGATATGAGAAAATGGGAGCCTATTTATAGGTGaaggaaatatttaattatggaaGGCTGAAGTTTCGAAGTAATGTTGCTATTATTGTGACCAAATGACTAATTGGTGCCGTGTCAAATGAAGTAAGGAAGTTTTTGTTGTTATATGCATATGCAGTATTAGTTACggttattctctcttttttttaatatacaaaacAATGCTACATAATATTTTATGTTGAAAAAGAAATACTGCACTTTGAATAGGATGGAGGAAGCGTTACATAGAAATAAAAGAGTTAGTTGAAAAGATGAAACCATAAAATAAAGCACTATTAAATACTCTTTCATTTGGTGTTTTTTCGCTACTTCCTTATGTTTTCTTCCTCTGTGTTTGCGTTGTTTGGGTGAACATTTTGCTTTTGAATATTTTAGAGTTATAGCATTGAACTTTCATGCTCgccatttttttttactttgagtATTTATAGTCTATCAAACAACTCCAACAAGAATGACAGTTTTAGACACTAAAAAAcgtgttatttaataattattgtaGGTGATCTTTTGAAATAAAGTTAGGTGCGAGGAAGGTTCCTAGCTAGGTAGAATCAGTATTACATGgtcatatatattatatattgctcgccatttgatgaattatatatgGGGTAATTAGTAATATGCGCTGAAGATGCTTACCTCAATCTCCAGATTTCATCCTAAttagtttaatgttttatattaaaattataaatgaaaaatggaGTTCCCCACGTTCTTCTAGATAAAACGTGTAGTAATGAATATCTTAATTTTAACATATTTAATGTTATCAGTATCATGTGAGAATTGAATGAAAATATGttcaagaataccaaatattgAATAACTAATTTATCAAATAATTCATTCTTTTGATATTAAGTTGGAAGCAGTATTATGTTATTAAGCCATTGTGCATTTTCTTACATTAGTTTTTCGAAACATGATCATTAAACATTTGTTGCTGGCTATTTAGTTATATTAACACATTTTGGATAGAGGATAGATAGAGGAAATATGGGGAAAAGAATATTAATCGAACCTAGAGATGCATTGTTAACAAATTAGAGCACATACATAATTGACGAGAGAATATAAATATGCTTTGTACACTAATTGATCTGATGGGCATATTTCTCCGCGATGATTATGCTTTATTTTAAGAGTTAAAGCAAAGGTTTCTAGATACTTGACGCATATATTATGGGTAGCAGCAATGGATACaaatattttatactagtactatatattttttacatCTTTCATTTTGTGGTGAAATACAAAGATCTTAAGAAAGAAGACATATATCTACGCACAGCTGTATGTCTGTATCTACAATGGAACTCATTGAGTCATGCAATATAATgggattaaattaattaaacggAATTATGGTTTATATTATAGTAATAGCATTCAGTCGTTAACCATATTAAATTGCTCAACTTCTAGAAGGACATAGTAtataagtgaagtaaaattgtTAAATTAATCAGCAATTAATTTCTAATTAACACTGGATATGCAAAAGAAATTAGTAACACTGAAGTCTTTCTTGGTATATGATAGAATG is a window encoding:
- the LOC121771245 gene encoding late embryogenesis abundant protein At1g64065-like; protein product: MSKGEGRSRKKCLAYVAAFIVFQTAVILVFALTVMKIKSPKVRFNAMVVENFSSSNSTATSINMKLLAQLTIKNTNFGHFKYDESTLVILHKGVPLGEHVIPKGRTKAKKTQKFEISVDVSTARGSGSELRNEINSGILKLSSQAKLNGKVHLFKIIKKKKSGEMKCDWDVNLGTRQVENLKCN